The following are encoded together in the Conger conger chromosome 11, fConCon1.1, whole genome shotgun sequence genome:
- the f2rl2 gene encoding proteinase-activated receptor 3, translating into MCVEETMRKVLLLVLISLMLLGVPLPAEGQKPTKGKRNASDTLNPRTFKGRRTEPNSTELNLTALLPGLEVTEHVTEFTRGVISTHLIPAAYIIAIIIGIPANGIILWTVSAKTKAFSTAVLYCSLAVSDLLFLLTLVFKVHYHLNGNDWVFGEAACRVVTACFYGNAYCSIHTLMCIAIKRYMAIVHPFTYKSLPKHPCTICCSLAVWAIFIIAMVPELLIKQTYSLLQPKVTTCHDVLPLDNPSHSFLINYKMALTFLGFAPAFLVTVFTYGSILRELGRSDSDWLHYIKASTLVLVIFSVCFMPSSVIHFAHYVQLYSSGQDHFYMYYSLAVCLCGLHSCLDPFLFALMSKTTRSKRTFMSYRGKHISIST; encoded by the exons ATGTGCGTGGAAGAAACCATGCGAAAAGTCCTGCTATTGGTGTTGATTTCTCTAATGCTCCTGGGCGTACCACTCCCAGCAGAAG GACAGAAGCCcacaaaaggaaaaagaaatgcCTCAGATACCCTTAATCCCAGAACCTTCAAAGGGAGGAGGACTGAGCCGAACTCTACGGAGCTGAATCTGACCGCTCTCCTGCCGGGGCTGGAGGTGACGGAGCACGTGACCGAATTCACGCGTGGGGTCATCAGCACACACCTGATCCCCGCGGCCTACATCATCGCCATCATCATCGGGATCCCCGCCAACGGCATCATCCTGTGGACCGTGAGTGCCAAAACCAAGGCCTTCTCCACGGCCGTCCTGTACTGCAGCCTGGCGGTGTCGgacctgctcttcctcctcacCCTCGTCTTCAAGGTGCACTACCACCTCAACGGCAACGACTGGGTGTTCGGGGAGGCCGCCTGCCGTGTGGTGACCGCCTGTTTCTACGGCAACGCATACTGCTCCATCCACACGCTGATGTGCATCGCGATCAAGCGCTACATGGCCATTGTGCACCCCTTCACCTATAAGAGCCTTCCCAAGCACCCCTGCACCATCTGCTGCAGCCTGGCAGTGTGGGCCATCTTCATCATCGCCATGGTGCCCGAGCTGCTGATTAAACAGACCTACTCCCTCCTCCAGCCGAAGGTCACAACCTGCCACGATGTCCTCCCCCTGGACAACCCATCACACTCCTTCCTGATCAACTACAAGATGGCGCTGACGTTTCTGGGGTTCGCCCCGGCCTTTCTGGTCACCGTGTTCACCTACGGCTCGATCCTCCGCGAGCTAGGCAGGTCGGACTCGGATTGGCTGCACTACATCAAGGCCAGCACCCTGGTGTTGGTCATTTTCAGCGTCTGCTTCATGCCGAGCAGCGTCATCCACTTCGCTCACTACGTTCAGCTCTACAGCAGTGGTCAGGACCACTTCTACATGTACTACAGCCTGGCCGTCTGTCTCTGCGGCCTACACAGCTGTCTGGACCCCTTCCTGTTTGCTCTCATGTCCAAGACCACCAGGTCAAAGAGGACCTTCATGAGCTACAGGGGGAAACATATCAGCATTTCCACGTGA